From a single Osmerus mordax isolate fOsmMor3 chromosome 14, fOsmMor3.pri, whole genome shotgun sequence genomic region:
- the kcnv2a gene encoding potassium voltage-gated channel subfamily V member 2, whose translation MLKRNNRSQSLFPNYKLGGPTITTKEPDEDLAFGQNHWLKPWNSMQELSKDIYDIYAEYEDEEEDGVLTSPRMPCSPSKNYMLNINVGGKVYQISYRSAAKYPKTRIGRLATYTDHNRKLDLCDDYVVQKNEFFFDRDPDIFHNIFNFYRTGVLWIKDELCPRHFLEEINYWGVRIKNTHRCCRISFEERQDELNEQLKIQRQLEAEVELEENEELFLGRALGRARRLLWNLMEKPFSSVPAKLMAVASSFFVLASLVAMTLNTVEEMQYRTAAGELSGRTHGEGVETLCIAFFTVEYLLRLASAPDLWRFGRSMLNAVDLIAILPLYMQMLLEIFEHQEQSKHSDVETVGRVGKLGQVLRIMRLMRIFRILKLARHSTGLRAFGFTLRQCYHQVGCLFLFIAMGIFTFSAMVYTVEHDVPHTNFTSIPHAWWWAAVSISTVGYGDMYPETHLGRLFAFACISFGIILNGMPISILYNKFSDYYTKLKANEYTSVMKARGKIRFATRAARRLAECREEHHH comes from the exons ATGCTGAAACGGAACAACAGAAGTCAGAGCCTCTTTCCCAACTACAAGCTGGGGGGTCCTACTATCACCACCAAGGAGCCTGACGAGGACCTGGCCTTTGGACAGAACCACTGGCTGAAGCCATGGAACAGCATGCAGGAGCTGAGCAAGGATATCTACGACATCTACGCAGAgtacgaggatgaggaagaggatggtgTCCTGACCTCTCCTAGGATGCCATGTTCACCCTCCAAGAACTACATGCTGAACATCAACGTTGGAGGGAAGGTCTACCAGATTTCCTATAGGTCGGCCGCCAAGTACCCCAAGACCCGGATTGGCCGGCTGGCCACTTACACGGACCACAACAGGAAGCTGGACCTGTGTGATGACTATGTGGTCCAAAAGAACGAGTTCTTCTTCGACAGAGACCCGGACATCTTCCACAACATCTTCAACTTCTACAGGACAGGGGTGCTCTGGATCAAAG ACGAGTTGTGTCCCCGTCACTTCCTGGAGGAGATCAACTACTGGGGCGTGAGGATCAAGAACACCCACCGCTGCTGCCGGATCTCCTTTGAGGAGCGTCAGGACGAGCTGAACGAGCAGCTGAAGAtccagaggcagctggaggccgaagtggagctggaggagaacgaGGAGCTGTTCCTGGGCCGGGCGCTGGGCCGTGCCCGCCGCCTCCTCTGGAACCTGATGGAGAAGCCCTTCTCCTCCGTCCCCGCCAAGCTCATGGCGGTGGCCTCCAGCTTCTTCGTGCTGGCCTCGCTGGTCGCCATGACGCTCAACACGGTGGAGGAGATGCAGTACAGGACGGCGGCGGGCGAGCTGAGCGGGAGGACCCACGGGGAGGGCGTGGAGACCTTGTGCATCGCCTTCTTCACCGTGGAGTACCTGCTCCGTCTGGCCTCCGCCCCCGACCTGTGGCGCTTCGGACGCAGCATGCTCAACGCCGTGGACCTGATCGCCATCCTGCCGCTCTACATGCAGATGCTCCTGGAGATTTTCGAGCACCAGGAGCAGAGCAAGCACAGCGACGTGGAGACGGTGGGGCGCGTGGGCAAGCTGGGCCAGGTGCTCAGGATCATGAGGCTCATGAGGATCTTCAGGATCCTGAAGCTGGCCAGACACTCCACGGGACTGAGGGCCTTCGGGTTCACACTGAGACAGTGCTACCACCAG GTGGGATGTCTGTTCCTGTTCATCGCCATGGGGATCTTCACGTTCTCTGCCATGGTGTACACGGTGGAGCACGACGTTCCCCACACCAACTTCACCTCCATCCCCCATGCATGGTGGTGGGCTGCG gtCAGCATCTCCACAGTGGGCTACGGggacatgtacccagaaacacACCTGGGCCGGCTATTCGCCTTCGCCTGCATCTCCTTCGGCATCATCCTGAACGGCATGCCCATCTCCATCCTCTACAACAAGTTCTCAGACTACTACACCAAGCTGAAGGCCAACGAGTACACATCTGTGATGAAGGCCCGGGGAAAGATCCGCTTCGCTACGAGGGCTGCCCGCAGGCTGGCGGAATGCCGCGAGGAACACCACCACTAA
- the pum3 gene encoding pumilio homolog 3 isoform X2, whose amino-acid sequence MDVKPKKAFSPKGGKKFAPKRKGKPGTKQTDKPGGHGTGKPGVQRTGKPSGQRTGKPSGQWTGKPAGKPTGKRPFKPHNAEKGKKFVKSEGNGTPKKFLKKPTDGKFSKKRKFTPGEGNEEGSEAKKPKWDEFKQKKKDLKVSRQQLEGKERFQIISRAKQVWEILRKKDCSKAKRAELVKELHDLIQGKVKSIAFAHDSTRVLQCYIQFGNDQQRQEVLAELQEHMVELSKSKYAKNIVKKFLMYGNKEQVQSVMLAFKGKVKQMLRHSEASSVVEYAYDEKAVLAQRLMLTEELYGNTFTVCKSSECPTLEKVLETHPTKNNTILDEMKQNLTPMAQKEAVVKHSLVHKVFLDFFLHAPAKLRTEMIESIREAVVYMAHTHDGARVAMHCLWHGTPKDRKVIIKTMKTYMVKFATGEFGHLVLLAVFDCVDDTKLVKQAVLLEILSSLDDVITNKYGRKVLLYLLSPRDRAHLLPEILQVLQRGDGNAHSKKDAALRRQELLEAVSPPLLQHLCDNAASMATDKAVSVTISDILGAAVGDLRPAMEAVAELAAADFTPGGTDGQLHMCEHAAGHLVLKWLIEQDAKIQEAGREERFSRVLLEKVGLEQMQNWVHVNRGAMVLCSLLKSADVDVAAEVKEGLMSMTSDLKKIKNSKGVEVLLEKLAA is encoded by the exons ATGGATGTAAAACCCAAGAAAGCGTTCTCCCCCAAAGGTGGAAAAAAATTCGCACCGAAAAGAAAAG GGAAACCTGGGACCAAACAAACTGATAAACCAGGAGGTCATGGGACTGGTAAACCTGGTGTTCAACGGACTGGTAAACCAAGCGGTCAACGGACAGGTAAACCAAGCGGTCAATGGACAGGTAAACCAGCCGGAAAACCGACAGGAAAAAGGCCGTTCAAGCCCCACAATGCAGAGAAGGGTAAGAAGTTTGTGAAGTCAGAAGGGAATGGAACTCCAAAGAAATTCCTGAAGAAGCCAACAGATGGAAAGTTCTCCAAGAAGAGGAAGTTCACTCCTGGAGAAGGGAACGAGGAGG GTTCAGAGGCTAAAAAGCCCAAGTGGGATGAGTTcaagcagaagaagaaggatCTGAAGGTGTCTCGGCAGCAgttggaggggaaggagaggttcCAGATCATCAGCAGGGCCAAGCAAGTCTGGGAGATCCTCAGGAA GAAGGATTGTAGCAAGGCAAAGAGAGCAGAACTCGTTAAGGAGCTCCATGATCTGATCCAGGGAAAGGTCAAGTCT ATTGCGTTTGCCCATGATTCCACACGTGTGCTGCAGTGCTACATCCAGTTTGGGAACGACCAGCAAAGGCAGGAAGTGCTCGCCGAACTTCAAG AACACATGGTGGAGCTGAGCAAGTCGAAATACGCCAAGAACATCGTCAAGAAGTTCCTCATGTATGG cAACAAGGAGCAGGTGCAGAGCGTGATGCTGGCGTTCAAGGGGAAGGTCAAGCAGATGCTGCGCCACTCGGAGGCGTCGTCCGTGGTGGAGTACGCCTACGACGAGAAGGCGGTCCTCGCTCAGAGACTCATGCTGACCGAAGAGCTCTACGGAAACACCTTCACCGTCTGCAAG tcttcCGAGTGTCCCACTCTGGAGAAGGTTCTGGAGACTCACCCAACGAAGAACAACACCATCCTGGATGAGATGAAGCAGAACCTCACCCCGATGGCTCAAAA AGAGGCGGTGGTCAAACACTCGCTGGTCCACAAGGTGTTCCTGGACTTCTTCCTGCACGCCCCGGCCAAGCTGAGGACGGAGATGATCGAGTCCATCCGCGAGGCTGTGGTGTACATGGCTCACACACACGACGGTGCCCGCGTCGCCATGCACTGCCTCTGGCACGGGACACCCAAG gATAGGAAGGTCATCATTAAAACCATGAAGACGTACATGGTCAAGTTTGCAACG GGGGAGTTTGGCCACCTGGTCCTGTTGGCAGTGTTTGACTGTGTAGACGACACCAAGCTGGTCAAACAGGCCGTCCTCTTG GAGATCCTGTCCTCTCTTGACGATGTGATCACTAACAAGTACGGCAGGAAGGTCCTGCTGTACCTGCTGAGCCCCAGAGACCGCGCCCACCTGCTGCCCGAGATCCTCCAGGTGCTGCAGCGTGGCGACGGCAATGCCCACAG taaGAAAGATGCAGCTCTGCGTCGTCAGGAGCTCCTGGAGGCCGTGTCGCCGCCCCTGCTGCAGCACCTGTGCGACAACGCCGCCTCCATGGCGACGGACAAGGCCGTGAGCGTGACGATCAGTGACATCCTGGGCGCGGCGGTGGGGGACTTGCGGCCCGCCATGGAGGCTGTGGCTGAGCTGGCTGCAGCTGACTTCACGCCGGGAGGCACGGacggacag CTGCACATGTGTGAACATGCTGCCGGTCACCTGGTCCTGAAGTGGCTGATCGAGCAGGACGCCAAGATTCAGGAGGCTGGCAGAGAag AGCGTTTCTCCAGAGTGCTGCTGGAGAAGGTGGGGCTGGAGCAGATGCAGAACTGGGTGCATGTCAACAGAGGAGCCATGGTGCTGTGCAG tCTTCTGAAGAGTGCCGATGTGGACGTGGCCGCGGAGGTGAAGGAAGGGCTGATgtccatgacctctgaccttaagAAGATCAAGAACAGCAAAGGAGTTGAGGTCCTCTTGGAGAAGCTGGCTGCATAG
- the pum3 gene encoding pumilio homolog 3 isoform X1: protein MDVKPKKAFSPKGGKKFAPKRKDSIGKPGTKQTDKPGGHGTGKPGVQRTGKPSGQRTGKPSGQWTGKPAGKPTGKRPFKPHNAEKGKKFVKSEGNGTPKKFLKKPTDGKFSKKRKFTPGEGNEEGSEAKKPKWDEFKQKKKDLKVSRQQLEGKERFQIISRAKQVWEILRKKDCSKAKRAELVKELHDLIQGKVKSIAFAHDSTRVLQCYIQFGNDQQRQEVLAELQEHMVELSKSKYAKNIVKKFLMYGNKEQVQSVMLAFKGKVKQMLRHSEASSVVEYAYDEKAVLAQRLMLTEELYGNTFTVCKSSECPTLEKVLETHPTKNNTILDEMKQNLTPMAQKEAVVKHSLVHKVFLDFFLHAPAKLRTEMIESIREAVVYMAHTHDGARVAMHCLWHGTPKDRKVIIKTMKTYMVKFATGEFGHLVLLAVFDCVDDTKLVKQAVLLEILSSLDDVITNKYGRKVLLYLLSPRDRAHLLPEILQVLQRGDGNAHSKKDAALRRQELLEAVSPPLLQHLCDNAASMATDKAVSVTISDILGAAVGDLRPAMEAVAELAAADFTPGGTDGQLHMCEHAAGHLVLKWLIEQDAKIQEAGREERFSRVLLEKVGLEQMQNWVHVNRGAMVLCSLLKSADVDVAAEVKEGLMSMTSDLKKIKNSKGVEVLLEKLAA, encoded by the exons ATGGATGTAAAACCCAAGAAAGCGTTCTCCCCCAAAGGTGGAAAAAAATTCGCACCGAAAAGAAAAG ATTCCATAGGGAAACCTGGGACCAAACAAACTGATAAACCAGGAGGTCATGGGACTGGTAAACCTGGTGTTCAACGGACTGGTAAACCAAGCGGTCAACGGACAGGTAAACCAAGCGGTCAATGGACAGGTAAACCAGCCGGAAAACCGACAGGAAAAAGGCCGTTCAAGCCCCACAATGCAGAGAAGGGTAAGAAGTTTGTGAAGTCAGAAGGGAATGGAACTCCAAAGAAATTCCTGAAGAAGCCAACAGATGGAAAGTTCTCCAAGAAGAGGAAGTTCACTCCTGGAGAAGGGAACGAGGAGG GTTCAGAGGCTAAAAAGCCCAAGTGGGATGAGTTcaagcagaagaagaaggatCTGAAGGTGTCTCGGCAGCAgttggaggggaaggagaggttcCAGATCATCAGCAGGGCCAAGCAAGTCTGGGAGATCCTCAGGAA GAAGGATTGTAGCAAGGCAAAGAGAGCAGAACTCGTTAAGGAGCTCCATGATCTGATCCAGGGAAAGGTCAAGTCT ATTGCGTTTGCCCATGATTCCACACGTGTGCTGCAGTGCTACATCCAGTTTGGGAACGACCAGCAAAGGCAGGAAGTGCTCGCCGAACTTCAAG AACACATGGTGGAGCTGAGCAAGTCGAAATACGCCAAGAACATCGTCAAGAAGTTCCTCATGTATGG cAACAAGGAGCAGGTGCAGAGCGTGATGCTGGCGTTCAAGGGGAAGGTCAAGCAGATGCTGCGCCACTCGGAGGCGTCGTCCGTGGTGGAGTACGCCTACGACGAGAAGGCGGTCCTCGCTCAGAGACTCATGCTGACCGAAGAGCTCTACGGAAACACCTTCACCGTCTGCAAG tcttcCGAGTGTCCCACTCTGGAGAAGGTTCTGGAGACTCACCCAACGAAGAACAACACCATCCTGGATGAGATGAAGCAGAACCTCACCCCGATGGCTCAAAA AGAGGCGGTGGTCAAACACTCGCTGGTCCACAAGGTGTTCCTGGACTTCTTCCTGCACGCCCCGGCCAAGCTGAGGACGGAGATGATCGAGTCCATCCGCGAGGCTGTGGTGTACATGGCTCACACACACGACGGTGCCCGCGTCGCCATGCACTGCCTCTGGCACGGGACACCCAAG gATAGGAAGGTCATCATTAAAACCATGAAGACGTACATGGTCAAGTTTGCAACG GGGGAGTTTGGCCACCTGGTCCTGTTGGCAGTGTTTGACTGTGTAGACGACACCAAGCTGGTCAAACAGGCCGTCCTCTTG GAGATCCTGTCCTCTCTTGACGATGTGATCACTAACAAGTACGGCAGGAAGGTCCTGCTGTACCTGCTGAGCCCCAGAGACCGCGCCCACCTGCTGCCCGAGATCCTCCAGGTGCTGCAGCGTGGCGACGGCAATGCCCACAG taaGAAAGATGCAGCTCTGCGTCGTCAGGAGCTCCTGGAGGCCGTGTCGCCGCCCCTGCTGCAGCACCTGTGCGACAACGCCGCCTCCATGGCGACGGACAAGGCCGTGAGCGTGACGATCAGTGACATCCTGGGCGCGGCGGTGGGGGACTTGCGGCCCGCCATGGAGGCTGTGGCTGAGCTGGCTGCAGCTGACTTCACGCCGGGAGGCACGGacggacag CTGCACATGTGTGAACATGCTGCCGGTCACCTGGTCCTGAAGTGGCTGATCGAGCAGGACGCCAAGATTCAGGAGGCTGGCAGAGAag AGCGTTTCTCCAGAGTGCTGCTGGAGAAGGTGGGGCTGGAGCAGATGCAGAACTGGGTGCATGTCAACAGAGGAGCCATGGTGCTGTGCAG tCTTCTGAAGAGTGCCGATGTGGACGTGGCCGCGGAGGTGAAGGAAGGGCTGATgtccatgacctctgaccttaagAAGATCAAGAACAGCAAAGGAGTTGAGGTCCTCTTGGAGAAGCTGGCTGCATAG